A single region of the Halobacterium wangiae genome encodes:
- a CDS encoding DUF6360 family protein: MADRVLKVNAYTTFTLLDGDVEGHGWRSDAPAVLNVTTDDGDVLLELELDNTEIAAVPSHADRARLSPDEARELATELSSYADRAEE; the protein is encoded by the coding sequence CCTCAAGGTCAACGCGTACACGACGTTCACGCTACTCGACGGCGACGTCGAGGGCCACGGCTGGCGATCAGACGCACCCGCCGTCCTGAACGTGACGACGGACGACGGCGACGTACTCCTCGAACTCGAACTCGACAACACCGAGATAGCGGCGGTCCCGTCCCACGCCGACCGCGCCCGCCTCTCGCCCGACGAGGCGCGCGAACTCGCCACGGAACTGTCGTCCTACGCCGACCGCGCCGAAGAGTAA